The Macaca mulatta isolate MMU2019108-1 chromosome 19, T2T-MMU8v2.0, whole genome shotgun sequence sequence GCTCAGCCTACAGTGGCTTAAACGTGATAGAAGCCTAATTATCTCTGACAGGCAGTCCAAGTATAACCAGCTTGCCTCCTCCAACACAGGCTCCATCTGTCATGTGGCTCTGCCTCCCCTGTGGTATTGCCCTCATCTGTTCCTCACCACAGCTACATTCCTGCAAGTTGGAAGGAGAAAAGAGGGGACAAAGAGACCAGGCCTCCTCCCTTTAAGGACAAAACCCAGAAATGGCACACATCACATCCATTCACTTCCCAGTGGCCAAACTTTATGGAAGGGCCCCATCTGGTTGCAAAGGGGGCTGGAAGATATATCTTTAGCTAAGTGGCCATGTGTGCAGCTAACGATTCTAAttgggccaagtgtggtggctcatgcctgtaatcccagcactctgggaagccgaggtgggaggatcacttgagcctaggaatttgagaacatcctgggcaacatagtgaaatcttgtttccacaagaaatacaaaaattagccaggcatggtgtggagcgcctatagtcctaggtgactgaggtgggaagatcgcttgaccccgggaatttgaggctgcagtgagtcacgagcatgcccctgcactccagcctgggcaacagagcaagaccctatctcaaaaaaagaaagaaaagaaaaagaaaaagaaaaaaggccagacacagtggctcacgcctataatcccagcactttgggaggctgaagtgggcggatcacttgaggtcaggggttctagactagcctggccaatatggcgaaacctcatctctactgaaaatacaaaaattagctggatgtggtggcgcatccctgtagtcccagctactcgggaggctgaggcaggagaatcacttgaacctgggaggcagaggttgtagtgaacagagatcacgccactgcactccagcctgggtgacagagcgagactccgtatcaaaaaaagaaaaaaaaaatgctatttctAGGAAAGGAATGGAGAATGTGTATCTGAGACTGCCACAGCCTCATTTTCAAACCAGCTCTCTGTCTGCGGGCAGAGTGATCTGCCACCGCTCCAGGTTGATGATATACAGTCTAGCAGTCCCAGCCGGGAGACAGCACTTCTTTCTTGACAGTTTCAACAAAAGTCCCAGGGCTGATGCTCATTGTCCCAGTGGAGGTCATTTGCCCATCCCTAAACAATTACAGGGGTCAGGGGATGGGATGTTCTGATTTGTCTCTAAGTAGCCAGGGCTGGGCCGTGTACCAGAGCTGGAGCCAGAGTCAGAGGGCAGGGATATCACCTAGGAAACCCtctagaggccgggcgcggtggctcaagcctgtaatcccagcactttgggaggccgaggcgggtggatcaagaggtcaggagatcgagactatcctggctaacatggtgaaaccccgtctctactaaaaatacaaaaaaaactagccgggcgtggtggcgggcgcctgtagtctcagctacttgggaggctgaggcaggagaatggcgtgaacccgggaggcggagcttgcagtgagccgagatcacgccactgcactccagcctgggagacacagcgagactccgtctcaaaaaaaaaaaaaaaaaaaaagaaactctctaGAATGAGAGTGGGCCAGTTCCCCAAAGACAAACTGAGAGACTGTAATCAGAAAACCATTGACAGGCCCTGGACAGGAGGCAATAGTATTCCCTTTGAGGTTTTGCAGCTCCTTGAGTCCACTGGAAGGTAAAGAAAGTCCCTcattgccgggtgcggtggctcaagcctgtaatcccagcactttgggaggccgagacgggcagatcacgaggtcaggagatcgagaccatcctggctaacacggtgaaaccccatctctactaaaaaaatacaaaaaactagccagcgatgtggtgggcgcctgtagtcccagctcctcaggaggctgaggcaggagaatggcgtaaacccgggaggcggagcttgcagtgagctgagatccggccactgcactccagcctgggcggcagagcgagactccgtctcaaaaaaaaaaaaaaaaaaaaaaaaaagaaagtccccTAGGCTGATTGACAGGTTGTCTTGGAGATTAAGGGTCACTTGACAGGAAAAACATAGATGTTTAAATTCCAGAGTAcaagccagcatggtggctcatccctattatcccagctactcgggaggatgaggccggagttcaagaccaatctgggcaacatagcaagactctgtctctaaaaacaaaacaaaaaataaatatttaaaattccagagtgaagcctgggcaacatagtgagactttgtctctataaaaaacaataaaagaagaattatccaggtgtggtgggatGTTCATGTAATCCTAACTACTGGACAtattgaggtgagaggattgcttgagcccaggagatcaaggctgtagtttcaccaatatggtgaaaccccgtctctactaaaaatacaaaaaattagcccaatgtgctggtgtgcacctataattccagctactggggaggctgaggtacgagaatcacttgaacctaaaggcagaagtttcaccatgttgatcaggctggtgttgaactactgacctcgggtggtctgcccgcctcagtctccgaaacggctggaattacaggtgtgagccaccgcgcttgttCTAGGACATGTATTTTTGATAGACATACATACACCCGACAGGCAGGATTCACAGTGGTTTCTGATTCTCCCTTGACTCCGAAACTCCAAGCCTAATCTCCGCCCCTGACCAGCTTCTCCTCTCTGAAGAGGAACGGACCCCCAGCTGGCTGCCGGCCCAAGTGTGTGAGCCGCAGTTGCACGCTGGGTGGAGGGGTCTGGGGTTGTCACCGAGCGGTCCCCCAAGCTCCGGTGCTGGTGGGGCCTGAGGATGCTGTGTCCTTGCGGGCCTCCCTGGCGCTACCAGGACGCCTCCAGGCGGCCCGCGGGGACAACAACGGCATTGCGGCCTACGACCTGAAGCTCCTGGGAGGACAACGGGCTGCCAGTCTAGTCCACTGTTCAGGGCGTCCCAGACTCCCGGCTTTAACAGTCCGTGAGGACCCAAACACCGCTGCCCAGTGCCCCGACTCCCACCTGCAGAGGGCGCGACCAACCCAGCTCCTAAAGCCACACGCTGCCTCTGGGGGCTTGGCGCCCACACCCGCTCTGCTTGTCTTCCCCTAGCACGGAGAAGCCTGTCCAACCAGCCGAGAGCCATTTCCCTACGGGGCCTCGTCCCTCTGCACGTGCCTAGGGCTGGGACCCCAGACACAGACCTGCCCCGGACGAGGGAACGCACGGAGCTTCCCGAGATGGTTTCAATCAGTAACTGACGGCAAGAGCACGCTTGTGCCCAGTGTCTCTCCCAGTGCTCCGTGCCGTTGGGACCCAAAGTCCGAACCCGTAGcaggccgcggtggctcacgcctggaatcccaacactttgggaggctgagaatcgtttgagcccaggagttcgaggccatcctgggcaacatagcgagaccccatctctgcaaataataataataataaaataggggGCGCGGTTGCgcgcacctgtggttccagctactcgggaagttgaggtgggaggatcgcttgggcccaggagttcgaggctgcagtgagccaagatcgtgccactgcactccagcctgggcgacagagcgagaccccgtcacaaaaaaacaaaaaaacaaaccctagCTTCCTCTTCTCCCAGAACGCAGGAGTTAGGTCAGGACCCTCTGTTCCCTCCGACCCAAGACCTAGGAGTCCGAACACATAGCGACCTCCTCCTACGACACGCAGGTGCCAGGATCCCCAGAACTGCAGTCCCTTCAAGAACACGTGTTCCCTACAGGGGAGGCCGCGACCAGAGACTCCGCCCACTTCTCCCAGCCCGCTGTGGTGCAACAGCAACGACAGCCAATCAGACGCGGCAGCGCCGGATGGCGGGAGGCGGGAGTTGGGGGCCAAGGGAAGCGCAGGGCGGAAGTGGCTGTGGCTTTGCCCTTTGGCCTTGGCTCGCTGTGTGGCGGCTCGGCGGTTAGCAGGGAGTTCGCTGAGCGTCTCTGCCTAGCCGCGGTCATGAGCCGGCACAGCCGGCTGCAGCGGCAGGTTCTGAGCCTGTACCGCGATCTGCTGCGTGCCGGACGCGGGAAACCGGGCGCCGAGGCGCGAGTGCGGGCCGAGTTCCGGCAGCACGCGGGCCTGCCGCGCTCCGACGTGCTGCGCATCGAGTACCTGTACCGCCGCGGGCGGCGCCAGCTGCAGCTGCTACGCTCAGGCCACGCCACCGCCATGGGCGCCTTCGTACGCCCGCGGGCCCCGACCGAGGAGCCTGGCGGCGTGGGTTCCCAGCCTGACGACGGCGACGGTCCAAGGAACCCCCACGACAGCACGGGGGCACCGGAGACCCGGCCCGACGGACGGTGACTGGCGAAGAGCCGAACTCGCTCGATGGCGTGGTGGAGCCAGGAGGCTCGCCTGACTGCGTGGGGGGCCTGGGGAACCCGCCTAAGGTGAGAGATCTCGAGAGACTAGCTCGACGAATTGGGGATGTCAGAGACTGCCCCTTGGCGACGCAGGGGGCCTAGAGAGCCTCATGATGGACGGCAAGAGAGGCCCACCTTTTCCGGTGCTTGGAGACAGGTCGGCGCTCCTCCCCCATGAGGGCTTGGGGCGGCCTGGGACGCCGGCGGGCTGGACAGTGTCAAGCCGAGAGCTACTTGCCCGAAGGTACGGGGAGCCAGGACGCCCCCTGCTGGACAGGGAGAGCCTGAGACACCCTTCTCTTGACCCCTGAGAACACACCCACCTCTGGCTCCTCGAGTCTCCCCTCTCCTATATTTAACTCTGAGAAGTGCAGACTTTTTGCTGAGAAAGTATTGGGAAGGTTCCCTGATCAAGCGGTGAGAAGCCCGGAATCCCCTTTGGGAAAACTTTCCCCCATTAATTGTGACAAGCCAGGACCACGAGGAAGGGGCTAGCGGTCTGTCACCCTGGTTGATCAACTAAAGGGCCCTACTTGATGGTTTTGAGGGGCAACGTTGACTCATTTGCCCCTTCCCTCTCAGAATGTTGgacaaagggaataaaattggGGATATGTCTACTTTCCTGTTGGTGGTCTTAAAGCTTTTATATATTTGAGGATTTTTGaaacccccccccccaccaccaccaccgcacacacacacagacacctggAAGGGACCATCTGGGAGGTAATAGGTGTGGGAATCTGACTCCCTCCGGAGTCCTCTAGACTGGCACATTGATTGAAGCAGCATAGTTCTCTCCCCTGGGCAGATTTGTGGAGGGGGTTCATCCTGGCTTAACCCCCAAAGATACCCCAGTTGGCTCCCTAATGGAGGGCAAGTTGTTTAACATCTTTGTGTGGGACAGGAAATGGTGGAGCTGAGAACTGGCTCAAAGCCTCTGAGGCAGTAGTGGGGGTCTCAGACCTGGAAATTTCTCAAACGCAGCTGAAGGGTCCAGCCTCAGCTACAATGAACGACAAggcctggggcaggggaggggagatgaaCCCCATAGATCACAGGTATACTCCCTCCTGTGTCCCCATATGGGCCTGCCCTAGACATTCTGTGGAGGGATGCAGTTTGCATCACTGAGCTGTATTTGCACCCATGTCAGTTAAGTAAGTGGAAATGAGTTCTTGTGGATGTAGCTGTGGGGAGGAGGACCACAGGTAAGGAGCATAGACCTCAGACCAAAGGGAGGATGGATGGAAGAGAAACAGTCGCTGTCCTAATCCTAGTGGGGGAGCCACATGCC is a genomic window containing:
- the SDHAF1 gene encoding succinate dehydrogenase assembly factor 1, mitochondrial, producing the protein MSRHSRLQRQVLSLYRDLLRAGRGKPGAEARVRAEFRQHAGLPRSDVLRIEYLYRRGRRQLQLLRSGHATAMGAFVRPRAPTEEPGGVGSQPDDGDGPRNPHDSTGAPETRPDGR